The genome window TAACCCGCACACTAGTTAACTAGTACACAGATATGGCGTACACACTTAAGGACTATCATGTTACAAGAATTTAACCCAACACATAAAGTGAAACCCGCAATGGCAACGAAACAATCCGTACGTTGGCAACGCTGGCCTATTATGTTTTGGGCTGAAGTGTACGCATCGTAACAACGGATTGCACACTGCATTATAGCCCGCCCAGCCAGCGGGCTTTTTATTTTTACTCTCATTCGGGCGACATTCCATTTTATCGAGCCCCACTTTTCAAAGAATACAGTGATGAATAAGGAGGTCTTGTGAAAAAGACCATAGCTATCCAACAAAGCGTTTCTCTCGAAGTCATGACACAGGTATTGACTTATACGCGTAATCCCACAACGCTCTTTCATACGCTCTGCGCTGATCATTCTGACTGTTTACTCCTAGAATCAGCGGAAATCCACTCGAAGCAAGATTTAAAAAGCCTGTTGATTATCGATAGCGCATTACGCATTACGTGTCATGGCAATACCGTCACACTGCAAGCGCTTACCGAGAATGGACAGCGTTTATTGAATACTATTGAACACAATATTCCATCAGCAGTGACCCATGAACGTTCCTCAATCACTCATCTGCTCCTCAGCTTTACTGAGTCGGATGAGTCATTGGATGAGGATAGCCGTTTACGTCAACATTCCACCTTTGATGCGTTACGACTTGTGCAACAGACGGTCAATACGGATAATCATGACCCTTTTGCTCTGTTTATCGGCGGGCTGTTTGCCTACGAC of Vibrio zhugei contains these proteins:
- a CDS encoding Trp operon leader peptide — encoded protein: MLQEFNPTHKVKPAMATKQSVRWQRWPIMFWAEVYAS